From the Saccharomonospora marina XMU15 genome, the window GCTGCGGCCACTGGCTCGGCAGCACCGGGTCGAGGTCGAGCACCCCGTCGCGCACCCACGCGCCCGCGAACCCGAACAGGAACGCCTGCCACACACTGCCCATCGTGGCCATGTGCAACCCGTTGGCCGTGGTGCCGGTCTGATCGTCGAGATCCATGCGCAGCGCGATCCGCAGCAGGTCCAGCGCCTCGTCGGGCCTACCGTCACGGGCGAGCAGACCGGCGCAGATACCCGGCGACAGCGAAGACCCGTGCGAGGTACGTGGCACGTAGAAGTCCAGGTTCGGCCGAAGCGAACCCGGCACGGCCTCGTCGGGCAGCAGGTGGTGCAGCATCAACACGTCGGGCTGCTTGATGACCTGCGAGCCCGCGACCCGCTCGCTCCCGAGCACGGCGTCGGCGGCCAGCGGCGGCGGACCGATCCGCGAGACCACCAGTGGCTCAAGGTCGAAGTATCCCGCGAACTGCTCGTAGCGGCCGGTCGCCGCATCGAAGCCGACCACGACCCGCTCGGCGAGGTCGAGGAGCTCGCCGCGCTCGGGCTCGTCGACGAACTCCGCCGCGGCGCGCATGTTCCAGCGCGCCATCGCGTTGGTGAAAGCGTTGTCCGACACCGGCCAGTGGTACTCGTCAGGGCCCATCACCGAGTCGATGTGCGCCCTTCCCTCACTGTCGACACGCAGCCGCGACGCCCAGTACCTGGCCGTCTCCACCACCAGCGCGGCGCGCCTTCCCCGCCGGAACCGCTCCTCACCACTCCAGCGCGCACAGTGCAGCACCGCCCACGCCACGTCGGCGGTGATGTGCTCCTCGAGTTGCCCGGTCCTGATCGGCACGTGGCTGCCCGCCAGGTCGCCGGAGGTCGGGGTGACGTCGTCGCCGGCCACGGCCGATTCCCACGGGAACCGGGCTCCGGCCCTGCCGCAGGAACGGGCCGCCTCACGGGCGGCCCGCAGCCGGTGCACCCGGTAGTCGATCATGTCGAGGGCAAGCTCCGTGTTCATGCTGGCGATCGCGGGAAGCACGAAGACGTCGGCGTCCCACAGCACGTGGCCCGCATATCCGTAGCCCGACAGCCCTCGCGGGCCGACGGCGGCCTCACCCTGGCCACCGACGTTGCACCACAACTGGAACAGCGCGAAACGGGCGGCCAGCGTGACGTCCGGATGACCCGGCACCCGCACGTCGACGGTGTCCCAACGGTCGGCCCAGATCTCGCGGTGTTCGGCCAGCAGCCGGTCGAAACCGAGGGCCCCCGCGACCTCCGCCGCCGCCCTGGTCTCCTCGATCCCGCCGGTGCCGTAGGCGGCCAGCCGGTCCACGGTGTGCCTGCCGCCGTCCCGCCAGTACCGTTGCACGGCAGCGGCAGTGATCGACTGCTCGGCACCGACGCGCACCCACACCGAACCTCCGTCGTGCCCGAAGCGCACCGGCTCGCCGTCCTGGCTCACCCGCAACGGCTCGCCCGGATCCAGCCTGCCCTCCTCGGCCTGCGCCCGAAGCGCCATCACACCCGGCCTGCGTGCCGACACGAACCGCAGCGTGCGCAGCGGCGAGGGCACGCCCCGCTCCTGCCTCCACAGCACCCCGCTGCGCAGATCGAGGACCCGCTCGTCGGCGGCGACCGGTGGGGTGACATCCAGCCGGGTGGAGTCGGGGCCTGCCATCGGCCGCTGGTCGGGCCCTGAACCGGTGTACACACCGGACACCAGCACCACCGGGTCGGCAGGCGGCTCGTCCTCGCTGGAGCCGCGCACGGCGTACCCGCCCGCGCCGAGGGTGAAAAGGGTGTCGTCGACCCTGCGGCTTTCGGGGCTGTCGCTGTCGCGCCGGATCAGCCACTCGCCGTGGCCGTCGGAGCGGGTCGAGTCGTCACCGGGTGCCATGTTCGCTGCGAAGGAGTCGGGTCCACCGGCCTGCGAGTTCGACCTGGCGGACGAACTCGTTGTGGGCGTGGTCGATTGCGGTTCTGGGGCTGTCCCCGGTGTGCACCGCGCGAACCTGCCTTCCGGCCAGCACGGCCGTCAGTTCTATCCGCATTCCACGTCCCTGTCTGGCGAGTTCCACCTGCACCGCGTCGACCGGGTAGTCGCTGCCGAGGCCGCGCAGCCGGTCGAGGGTGTAGCCAACGACGGCTGGGTCCACTCTGCCGTGGGTGCTCACGTGCACGGCCGGCTGTTCGTGCCGGCTGGTTGGCGTCATGCAACCCACTGTTCCCACCCGGGCACGGCCTACCTAGGGCACTTGGTCCCCGCTGTAGGACCCATCCGGACCAGCGGCGTTACGCCGGATGCGCCGGTGCGCGCCGCCGTACGCGCACGGAGGTGACCGCCCTGCCTCGCACCCCCGCCACCTCGAACGACCACCCGGAAAGGTGCACGACATCGCCGGGCGTGGTGGGGATGCGCCCGAGTTCGGTCAGCACCAGGCCCGCCACCGTGACGTAGTCGCCGAGCGGGGCGTCGGTCAGCCTCACCCCGAGTTCGGCGAGGTCGTGCACAGCGAACGTGCCGGGCAGCGTCAGGGTGCCGTCCGGCTCGACGCGCACCCGAGCGAGGTCACGGTCGGTCTCGTCGTAGATCTCGCCCACGATCTCCTCGAGCAGGTCCTCCACCGTGACGATGCCGGTCACCGAACCGCGCTCGTCGACGACGAGGGCGAACGGTTCACGCTCGGCCTGCATCCGCAGCAGCGCATCGCCGACCAGCGCCACGCCGGGCAGCAGCTGGGCGGACCGCGCCACCTCCGCGACGCTCTCGTCGTCCCTGCCGACCAACTCGCGAAGGCTGACCACGCCGACCACGTCGTCGAGGTCGCGGCCGCCGACCACGGGTGCGCGGGAATGCCCCGAGGCCGCCAGCGCGGTGAGGGCCTGCCGCGCACCCAGGTCGGCGGCGACGGTGAACACGCTGCCGCGCGGCACCTGCACCTCGCGCAACGTGCGCCGCCTCAGCTCGAGCGCTCCGGTGACGATGGCGCGCTGCTCGGGAGTCAGCGATGGGCTGCCGGCCACGGCGTGGCGCAGTTCGTCGAGCGTGAGTTCCTCCCTGCCTGCTGCCGGGTCTCCGCCGAACGCTCGCACCACCAGGCTGGTGGCCTTGCCCAGCAGCCACACCACGGGGCGCGACACCACGGACAGCCAATGCAGCGGCGTGGCCGCGAGCAGTGCCCATCGCTGGGCGTACTGCATCGCCAGCCGTTTCGGCGCGAGTTCGCCGAGCACGAGTGTGATGAACGTCAGCACAAGCGTGACCACCGCGACCGCCACCGGCTCGGCAGCCGCGCCGAGAAACCCCAGCGGGCGGGCCAGCGGTCGGGCCAGCGACACCGCCGCCGTCGCGGAAGCGAGAAAACCGGCCAGGGTGATGCCGATCTGGATGGTGGCCAGAAACCGGTTCGGGTCCCGGGCGAGCCTGACCAGTAGCCGCTCGCGGCCGCCGCCACGTTGCTCCAGCACCCGCAGTTGCTCCTGCCGCAACGACACCAGCGCCACCTCGCTGCCCGCGAGCAGCGCGTTGAGCACGACGAGCACGAATACCAGCCCGAGGGTGTACCAGTAGCCGGCCATATCGAAAAGCGTGCGATCCCACGGCACGCGCAGGCAGGGCCCTTCGGCCCGTCCTCCCTCTGCCCGGTGACATCGGTACCGCCCTGGGACTTTCGGCCCTTCCCCGCTCTCGCGCGCACCGCGCACGGTGCACCCATGACTGAAGCAAAAGACATCATGCACAGCGGCGCCGAGTGCGTCGGCGAACACCAGACCCTCGCCCATGCCGCTCAACGGATGCGCGAGCTCGACATCGGCGCCATGCCGATCTGCGGTGACGACGACCGGCTCCACGGCATCATCACCGACCGCGACATCGTCATCAAATGCATCGCCCAGGGCAAGGACCCCAACACCATGACGGCGGGCCAGCTCGCGCAGGGCACTCCCTACTACGCCGACACCGACGCCGACATCGAGGACGTCCTCACGATCATGGAGGAGCACCAGATCCGCAGGCTTCCGGTCGTCGAGGCCGACAACCACCGGCTCGTCGGCATGATCAGCGAGGCCGACATCGCAAGGAACCTGCCCGAACACGCCATCGCCCGCTTCGTCGAAACCATCACAGCCCGAAGCTGACCACGATGGCCACCGCACAGGAACCCGACGCGGCAGGCACCACGTGGCGGCCGCGGCCGAGCGACCCGGTCGTGCGGGCGGAGTACACCTCGCAACACTGGCTCGCCGTGGTGGGCGAGCGGCTTGGCGGAGCGGACCGGCACTACAGCTACCGGGTGCTGCGAGCCTGGTTGCACACGGTGCGGGAGTTGCTCGGCGTCGAGGACGCCGCTCACCTGGCGGGCCAGTTGCCCGAACAGTTGCGGGGAACGTTCTTCGAGGGCTGGGATCCCGCGCGGGTCCCAGCCCACTTCGAGCCGGGCGAGTTCACCGAGCGCTTCGCGCGGGAGGCGGACGTATCGGCCGACGAGGTGCCGACACTGGCGGAGGCGACCACCACAGCGGTGCGCGGGCTGTGCTCCCCCGGCCACATCGACCGGCTGCTCGAACTGCTGCCGCGCAGGTTGAGCGAGACGCTGTCCGGCGAGCGGGCCCGCGAACGCACCGCGCCACCGCTGGAGTCGAGGCTGCGCGAACTCGAGGCGGCGGTGGAAACCTTGACCGGTGCCGTCAGCGCGCTGGCGAAAGGGCTCGAGCGCACGCCGGTCGACGAACCGATCGGCGACCGGGGAACGCGGGCCGCACGGGAGGCACACCAGATCCTGCTCGCCCGTGGCAGGTACTGACATCGAGCGCTGCCGCCCACGCCGGGTTCTCGACCGGTCACCGCCGCACGACAGCGGTGTCCGGAAGGGACCTTCGGCCCCATGACAGGCGCTGCCGCAGCGGGTCATGCTCGAGTGTCGGACACACCCACCTGGCCCGTACTCCAGCAGCGCCGGCACCAGGAGGAACCATGCCAAACCATCAGGACCCCCTCGCCAGGGCACAGAACAGCGCACACGAGTGGCTGGCCGCGATCTCGCAGGCGCTCGGTACCCAGGACCGCCGCTTCGCGTATCGCGCGCTGCGCGCCTGGCTGCACGCACTACGTGACCGGCTGACCGTGGAGGCCGCGGCACACTTCGCCGCACAGCTTCCCGAACTGCTGCGAGGCACCTACTACGACGGCTGGGTGCCCAGCCGGGTGCCGGTCCGCTTCAGCACCGAGGAGTGCGTCGAGCGGTTCTCCACCCACGCCACGGTGCGCCGCACCGATGTGCGAAACACCATCACCGGGGTCTCCACCGGCATGGCGGAGCTGCTGTCACCGGGGACGCTGGAGCACGCGCTGCAACAGCTGCCCCAGGACCTGCGTGAGCTGTTCACACCGCAGCAGCCCGCCGTGGCCCGCGCCGGGCAGGAGGAGCGCGGCAGGCACGGGCACAACGGCGAGCACGCCGAGCACGCCGAGATGCAAAGCCAGCTTCGCGACCTGCGCAGGCAGATCGACGACCTCACCGACGCCGTGAGTGCGCTGAGCAGGAGGGCGTAGCCCCGCCGCCCCGCGCGCGGCACGCCCCGGTCACGCGCGCCACCCGCTCGCCACGGCCGGCGGCGCGCGTGTTCGTGCTCGCTGCCGGGCAGTCGGTGAGGCGGCCCGTTTGTCCCGGCGCCTGTCACAACCACCAACCATGTCTGGTCCACACCAGTCCGTTCCCGCCAGGGACCAAAGTCCCCGGCGGGAACGGACGTTCGGTTTCCGTTCCCGGGCCGCGCCTCCCTACCCGTACGGGCGGCACGCCACCACACTTGGTAACTGCCCGAAGCTCCTACGCAGAACACGGACGGACAACCCTCGATGCCGAACTCAGCCTCGCCCGCGCGCAGCGGGGAACACGGCCGCACCGCGTGGTTCATGCTCGCGATGGCCACATTGGGTTTCGCACTCAACTTCTGGGCCTGGGCGCTGCTGAGCCCACTCGGGCCGAGGTTCCAGGAAGACCTGGCGCTCGGCGCGTTCGAGGTGGCGCTGATCGTCGCCGTGCCGGTGGTGGTCGGCTCACTCGGCCGAATCCCGGTCGGCGCACTGACCGACCGCTTCGGCGGCCGCATCATGTTCCCGCTGGTGTCCGTGGCCACCATCGTGCCCATCCTGTTCCTCGGCATCGCGGGACACAACTCCCTGGCCGCGCTGCTGATCGGCGGCTTCTTCCTCGGCCTGGCGGGCACCACGTTCGCCATCGGAGTACCGTTCGTGAGCGCGTGGTTCCCCGCCAACCGCAGGGGTCTGGCGATCGGGGTGTTCGGCGCGGGCATGGGCGGTACCGCCATCAGCGCGCTGACCACAGTGGACCTCGCCAACTCGTTCGGGATCACCGCGCCGTTCGTCATCACCGCGATCGCGCTCGCGGCCTACGCCCTCGTCGCGGCTGTGGTACTGCGGGACGCCCCCGGCCACACGGCACCTTCGGAGTCGATGATCCACCGCCTCGCCACCACGCTGCGGCTGCCCGCGACCTGGGAGGCGTCGGCACTGTACGCCGTGGCGTTCGGCGGCTACGTGGCCTTCTCGGTGTACCTGCCCGCGTACCTGCGCACGGCATACCAGCTCTCCCCCGCCGACGCGGCGAACCGCATGGCGGGCTTCGTGTTGCTGGCAGTCCTCATGCGACCGGTCGGCGGCTGGCTCTCCGACCGGTTCGGCCCCATCCGCGTGCTGGGCGGCTCCATGGCCGTGGTCGCGCTGGGCGCCGCGACACAGAGTTTCACGCTCACCCTCATGCCGGTGGCCACGGTCGCGTTCCTGGCGATGGCCGCGGCGCTGGGAGCCGCCAGCGGCGCGACGTTCGCCCTGGTGGCGCTGCTCGCCCCGCCGGACAAGGTTGGTGCCGTCACCGGTGTGGTCGGTGCGGCAGGTGGCCTCGGTGGCTTCGTTCCTCCGCTGGTGATGGGCGCAGTCTACGGTGAGTTCGGCAGCTACGCGCTCGGTCTTGGCGCGCTGGCGCTGGTCGCCGCCGCGGCGCTGGTGTTCACCGCCACCACCGTGCGCAAGGCGGCCGAGTCGCACCACGCGGGCATGGCGGGCGTGTGACCCACGCCCGCTCAGCGGGTGTGGCGAAGCGTCAGGGCGAAGAACTCCTCGCGGGATGCGGCATCCTCGCGCAGTGCGCCGTGCAGCGCGGAGGTGACGGTCAGCGCACCCTGCGCCCGCACGCCTCGCAGCGACATGCACAGGTGCTCCGCCTCGATCACCACCCCCACGCCGTTGGGGGCGAGTCGCTGCTGCAGCCAGTCGGCCACCTGCTTGGTCAGCCGCTCCTGCACCTGCAGGTCACGTGCGAACAACTCGATGACCCTCGCGAGTTTGGACAGGCCGAGGATGCGCTCGCCCGGCAGGTAGCCGATGTGGGCCACCCCGCGAAAGGGCAGCAGGTGATGCTCGCACAGCGACTGGACCGGGATGTCCCTGGCTACGACGAGCTCGTCGTAGCCCTCGTCGTTGCCGAACGTGGTGAGCTCGAACTCCCTGGGCCGTAGCAGTTCGGCGTAGGAGGACGCGACCCGCCTCGGTGTGTCGGCGAGGTGTTCGCTGTCGGGGTCCTTGCCCAGCGCCAGCAACAGGTCGGCCACCGCTCGCTCGGCGGCCGCCAGATCCGGCTCGGCACGCTCCCCCGCCACCCGGGGCCCGCGCCGACCCGCCACCGCCAACCGCCCTGCCTGACCCGAATGCTCCAGCTCGGACACACTCATCGCTCACCCCGTCTTCTAACGCCAGCAAAGTTCGACCTTAGAATCGAGCCAGAGTTTTAGTCAACATTCTTTTGTTTTAGAATTGGAGCATGGACGACCAGCTCGCCGCCGTGGCGGCACTCGACGAGCCGACCCGCCGCAAGCTCTACGGCTACGTCGCACGCCGCCGCGAACCGGTGAGCAGGGACGAGGTCGCCGACACCTTCGGGTTGTCCCGAGGCACCGTCGCCTTCCATCTCGACAAGCTCGTGGACGAGGGGTTACTCGCGGTCGGCTACGCCAGGCGCACCGGCCGCACCGGTCCAGGCGCGGGGCGGCCCGCCAAGCTGTACAGCCGATCCGAGCGGCAGGTCGCCGTTTCGCTCCCGCCACGCCACTACGACCTCGCGGGGCACCTGCTGGCAACCGCCGTCGAGGCGGCCGAGGAAACGGGCCAACCGGTGCGGTCCGCGCTGGCCCGGCACGCCAGGGAGCTGGGCCGCGAGCTCGGCGCCCGCTCGGTGTCCGAAACCGACGGTGAGCCGGCTCGTCGGGACGCCGCACTGTCCGCACTGGAGGAACACGGCTTCGAACCCCGCACCGAGGCCGGCGGCGTGGTGCTCGGCAACTGCCCGTTCCACGCCCTCGCCCAGCGACACGCCGAACTCGTCTGCGGGATGAACCTCGACCTGCTGCACGGACTACTCGAAGGCATCGGCGACACGGGCCTGCACGCCCTGCTGGAACCCGCGCCGGGACACTGCTGCGTGCGGCTGGCGCCGCGCTGACCCGGCGGCGAGCGGCGTGAGCGAGGCTCAGTGCGGCTGGTCCGGGTAGCCGGGGTTGGCCACCGCCAGCCGCTCGGCGACATCGGCCCGCACGGCGTCGAGCACCGCCGGGTCGAACGGGTCGAGCCTGCCCTCACGCAGCGCGGCCGCGAACTCCGCCCGATCGCGCATCCGCAGACCCGCGAGGCGTCGCGCGTGGTCCGCCTGCTGCTCGGCGCCCACCGCGAGCTCTCGACGCACGATGTCCAGCACGTTCGCCGCCACCCGCGCGTGGTAGCGCAGGGCGGCGTCGGCCTGCGTGGCGACCTCGCAGCGCAGGAACTCCCCCACCGCCTCCACCAGATCGGCCGCCGTCGGCCTGCCGTGCAGCTGCACCGGCTCGGCCGGTTCGCGCTCGGCCGCGCGCCCCACCCCGAAGCCGAGCGCGAGCAGCAGGTCGTGTTCCTGCTCGCACACCCTGCGCCCCACGGCGGCAAGCTCCACCGAGCGGGTCAGCCCGCCGAGATGGCGCTGCGCCTGATACCGGCAGTACACCGCCCACTTCGCCGTGCCGTACACCTCCCACCAGTGCAACCGAGCCGTATCGGGGCGGCTGCCCGCCACCTCGGCGTAGCCGTCCAGCAGCTGCTCCCTGGTTCCGAAGCCGCCCACCGGCAGCGCGCAGCCGAAGCGCCACGCCTTGACGCACAGCCACCCCAGGTCCTCGACGGGGTCGCCGCGATGTGCCAGTTCCCAGTCCAGCACCGCACGCAGCCCGTCGGTGTCGACGATGAGGTTGCCGTTGCGGAAGTCGCCGTGCACCACGGTTTCCTCGGCAGCGGGTGGGCGGTTGGCCCGTAGCCAGTGCAGTGCCACCTCCACGGTCGGCAGCGGCTCGCCGAGTTGGTCGTAGGTCCGCACGAGCGCATCGAGCGGGTCGGCGTGGGGCAGCCCGGGAACGGCCGCGACCGGGATCCGGTGCAGGCGCGCCAGCACCCGTCCCAGCTCGACGGCCAGCGTGGCACGCACCTGTTCGAACCGCGGTTCGCGCAGCAGTCTCCTCGGAATGGTCTCGCCGTCGACGTGTTCGGTGAGCACGTAGGGCGCGCCCAGTACGTCGTCGCCCCCGCAGTGGTCGACCAGCCGGGGCACCGGCACCCGCTGTTCGGCGGCCGCGGCCAGCAGCGCCGCCTCCATCGCCATCGTCGGCGCGTCGCCGTGCCCTGGCGGGTCCCGCCGCAACACCAGTCGCAGCGGTTCACACCACTGCGGCACCGCCTGCAGTGCCCACGTCTGCCTGCTGGCGCCGCCGGTGAGTCTGCGAAGGCCGCGGATCTCGACGGCGCTGCCCCACAGCCTGCTCAGCCGTCGCTCGAGCAGGCCCGCGAGTTCGTCGCTCACGCCCTGGCCCGCTTCCCCGGCCCCGCGAACCCGAACAGGTAGCCCGCGACCTTGCGCAGCTGGATCTCCTCGGTGCCCTCGGTGATGCGGTACCGGCGGTGGTGGCGGTAGATGTGCTCGAACGGCAGGTGCCGGGTGTAGCCCATGCCGCCGTGTACCTGCATCGCGCGATCGGCGGCCTCACACACCAGGCGGTTGGCCCGGTAGTTGCACATCGACACCTTGTCGCTGATCAGAGCGTGGTCGGTGCGGTCGAGTTGCCATGCCGTCTTGCGCACGAGCGTGCGCACCAGTTCGGCGTCGGTCTGCAGCTCCACCAGCGGCCACTGCACGGCCTGCCGTGCGGCCAGCGGCTGTCCGAACGCGACACGTTCGCCGGCGTAGGCCACGCTGCGGTCGATGCAGTACTGCGCGGCACCCACCCCGGAGGCGGCCTGCCGGATGCGGTTCTCGTGCACGAAGTGCTGCGCGAGCGCGAGTCCCTCGCCGACCTCGCCGAACACCGCCGAGGACGGCACGCGCACGTCGGCGAGTGTCACCTCCGCGTGATCGGTGGGCATGTTGAACGTCCACCAGTGGAAGTCGACGGTGAAGCCTGCGGTGTCGGTGGGCACGATGAACGCGGTGATGTCGCGAGCCTGCCCCGGCTCGCCCGAGGTGCGCGCGAAGACGACGTCGTGGGTGGCGGTGTGCATTCCGGAGTTGAACCGCTTGCGGCCGTTGATGATCCAGTCGTCGCCGTCGCGGCGGGCCGTGGTTTCCAGCCATGTCGCGTCGCTGCCGTGCTCGGGTTCGGTGAGCCCGAAACCGACCCGCTTTCGCCTCGTCAACATGTCCTCGACGAACTCCTCCCGCTGCCGCGGGGTGCCGAAGGCCAGAAACATGTGCACGAACGGGAAGTTACCCACCACCGACGACTCGTTCTGCAGATCGTTGTGCAGCCCGAGCCCCCTCGCGGCCAGGTGCTCGCGGATCACCGCCATGTCGAGATTGGACCCGCCGCTGCCACCCACCTCTTCCGGCAGGCCGTAGCGCAGCCAGCCCGCCCGGTCGGCGCGGTCGAACATCTCGCCGAGCAGCGCCTCCCATTCCGGGCGAGGGGTGCCGCCGTTGTCGAAATCGGTGCGGCTGAACTCGCGCCGATGGTCGAAGAAGCGTTCGTTGTCGTCCTGCTGTTGCAGCGGGACGATCTCGGTGTCGATGAAGTGGTCCAATTCCGCCAGCCGCGTGCGCAACTTCGCGGGCAACTCGAAATCCATCGCCGCTCCTTGTCGTTCCCCGGCCGGTCGGCCTGCCCGCACCGAACCCGGAATCGAGCAGGGCTCGCGAGTCCGGACCAGCGGCCGGTACCGCTGGCAGCCTGTCAGGGCCGACCAAGATCAGTCAATGCCGACTGTTTCTGTCGCGTGCCGCAGGTGGCCAGTACGCTGTGCCGATGGCCCAACCGGCACAACGAGCGCGAGCGACACCGCGCAGCCGCGAGGAGCGCAGCGCCGACAGCCGCGCGCTGATTCTGGACGCCGCCGTGGAGTGTCTGGTCGAGCACGGCTACTCGGGCGCCTCCACGCTGGCGATCCAGGCCAAGGCCGGCGTGTCCCGGGGACGGCTGCTGCACCACTTCCCTTCCCGCGACGGCCTGCTGGTCGCCGCCGCGCAGCACCTGGCCAGCGAGCGGTTGACCCGCACCCAGGAACGGGTCGCCGAGGCGCTGACCGGCGAGCCCGCCGGACCGCGCCGCGTCGATCGCTGCGTGGAACTGCTGTGGCTGACCTTCCACGAGCCGCATTTCTGGGCGGCGATGGAACTGTGGACGGCAGCGCGCACCAATCCCGCGCTCGCCGCCGCGCTTCGCCCTGCCGAGCGCAGCCTGCGCAAGGCGATCCACGAGGTGGCCGACCGGATCTGGGGCCCCGCCGTGGTGACGCATCCCCGCTACGAGGAGTTGCGAGAACTCCTGTTCACCAGCATGCGGGGCGCCGCGCTGCCGTACGCGTTCGAGCAGCGCCCTCCCGGTTCGGACAGGCACGTGCGGCTGTGGAAGTCGATCGCGCGCACCCTGCTCTTCGGCGAGGACCAAGCGCGGCAGGCAGCGCAGAAGTAACAGTCAGCCTTGACCGCAACGGGGTCGGCGGGTGAGCATGAGGCAGGTCACACCCTCCAACCCGGTGAGGTCGCCGATGACATCCCCCGAAATCCCCCGCCTGCTCGGTCGCGGCATGACGATGGGCGACCAGCTCGCCCGGCACGCTCGGACGATCGGCGACCGGGTCGCGTTCCGCTTCGAGGACGAGTCCCGCACCTACGCGCAACTCGACGAGCGGGTCAGCAGGCTCGCGGGCGCGCTGCTCGAGCGGGGGGTCCGCAGCGGCGATCGGGTCGCCGTGCTGGGGCTGAACAGCCTCGAGGTCATCGAGACGTTCTTCGCCTGCGCCCGGCTCGGCGCCATCTGCGTACCGGTGAACTTCCGGCTGGTGGCAGACGAGATCGGCTACGTGCTGGCCGACAGCGGGAGCAGGGCGTGCGTCGTGGGGGCACAACTGGCCGAGCAGCTGGCCAAGGCCAGGAACCAGCTCGACACCGAGACCGCGTGCCTGGTCTACGGCGGCGACTCCCAGGCGGTCGCGCTCGCGGGGCCCGGAGCCGAGGACTACGAGCGGGCGCTCGCCGAGGTGTCACCGGAGTTCGAGGAAGTGCCGGTGGACGAGCACGAACCGGCGTTCATCATGTACACCTCGGGCACCACGGGCCGCCCGAAGGGTGCCGTGCTGACCCACTTCAACCTGCTGCTGCACGCCTTCAGCAACATGGCCACGCTCGGCGTGACCAACGACGACCGGGTGTGGCTCGCGGCCGCGCCGCTGTTCCACATCGCGGGGCTTTCCGGAATGCTGCCCAACCTGCTGCTGGGCGGAAGGACGGTGCTGCTGCCATCCGGGCAGTTCGACCCCGCGGCCACCCTGGACGTGATGGAACGCGAGCGGGTGTCGTCGTGCTTCCTCGTACCCGCGCAGTGGCAGGCGATCTGCGCCGTGCCAGACATCGCCGAGCGGGACCTGTCGTCGCTGCGCAAGATCTCCTGGGGTGCCGCGCCCGCCTCGACGACCCTGCTGCGGACCATGATCGACACTTTCCCGCAGGCAGAGGTCACCACCGCCTTCGGGCAGACGGAGTGCAGCCCGGTCACCACCGTGCTGCGCGGCGAGGACTCGATCCGCAAGATCGGCTCCGTCGGCACGCCCATGCTCAACGTCGAGGTGCGCCTGGTGGACGACGACATGAACGACGTCGCGCAGGGCGAGGTCGGCGAGATC encodes:
- a CDS encoding helix-turn-helix transcriptional regulator, with the protein product MDDQLAAVAALDEPTRRKLYGYVARRREPVSRDEVADTFGLSRGTVAFHLDKLVDEGLLAVGYARRTGRTGPGAGRPAKLYSRSERQVAVSLPPRHYDLAGHLLATAVEAAEETGQPVRSALARHARELGRELGARSVSETDGEPARRDAALSALEEHGFEPRTEAGGVVLGNCPFHALAQRHAELVCGMNLDLLHGLLEGIGDTGLHALLEPAPGHCCVRLAPR
- a CDS encoding phosphotransferase family protein, whose amino-acid sequence is MSDELAGLLERRLSRLWGSAVEIRGLRRLTGGASRQTWALQAVPQWCEPLRLVLRRDPPGHGDAPTMAMEAALLAAAAEQRVPVPRLVDHCGGDDVLGAPYVLTEHVDGETIPRRLLREPRFEQVRATLAVELGRVLARLHRIPVAAVPGLPHADPLDALVRTYDQLGEPLPTVEVALHWLRANRPPAAEETVVHGDFRNGNLIVDTDGLRAVLDWELAHRGDPVEDLGWLCVKAWRFGCALPVGGFGTREQLLDGYAEVAGSRPDTARLHWWEVYGTAKWAVYCRYQAQRHLGGLTRSVELAAVGRRVCEQEHDLLLALGFGVGRAAEREPAEPVQLHGRPTAADLVEAVGEFLRCEVATQADAALRYHARVAANVLDIVRRELAVGAEQQADHARRLAGLRMRDRAEFAAALREGRLDPFDPAVLDAVRADVAERLAVANPGYPDQPH
- a CDS encoding acyl-CoA dehydrogenase family protein, translating into MDFELPAKLRTRLAELDHFIDTEIVPLQQQDDNERFFDHRREFSRTDFDNGGTPRPEWEALLGEMFDRADRAGWLRYGLPEEVGGSGGSNLDMAVIREHLAARGLGLHNDLQNESSVVGNFPFVHMFLAFGTPRQREEFVEDMLTRRKRVGFGLTEPEHGSDATWLETTARRDGDDWIINGRKRFNSGMHTATHDVVFARTSGEPGQARDITAFIVPTDTAGFTVDFHWWTFNMPTDHAEVTLADVRVPSSAVFGEVGEGLALAQHFVHENRIRQAASGVGAAQYCIDRSVAYAGERVAFGQPLAARQAVQWPLVELQTDAELVRTLVRKTAWQLDRTDHALISDKVSMCNYRANRLVCEAADRAMQVHGGMGYTRHLPFEHIYRHHRRYRITEGTEEIQLRKVAGYLFGFAGPGKRARA
- a CDS encoding TetR/AcrR family transcriptional regulator: MAQPAQRARATPRSREERSADSRALILDAAVECLVEHGYSGASTLAIQAKAGVSRGRLLHHFPSRDGLLVAAAQHLASERLTRTQERVAEALTGEPAGPRRVDRCVELLWLTFHEPHFWAAMELWTAARTNPALAAALRPAERSLRKAIHEVADRIWGPAVVTHPRYEELRELLFTSMRGAALPYAFEQRPPGSDRHVRLWKSIARTLLFGEDQARQAAQK
- a CDS encoding long-chain-fatty-acid--CoA ligase, with the translated sequence MTSPEIPRLLGRGMTMGDQLARHARTIGDRVAFRFEDESRTYAQLDERVSRLAGALLERGVRSGDRVAVLGLNSLEVIETFFACARLGAICVPVNFRLVADEIGYVLADSGSRACVVGAQLAEQLAKARNQLDTETACLVYGGDSQAVALAGPGAEDYERALAEVSPEFEEVPVDEHEPAFIMYTSGTTGRPKGAVLTHFNLLLHAFSNMATLGVTNDDRVWLAAAPLFHIAGLSGMLPNLLLGGRTVLLPSGQFDPAATLDVMERERVSSCFLVPAQWQAICAVPDIAERDLSSLRKISWGAAPASTTLLRTMIDTFPQAEVTTAFGQTECSPVTTVLRGEDSIRKIGSVGTPMLNVEVRLVDDDMNDVAQGEVGEIVYRGPMVMKEYWNKPVETAEAFRGGWFHSGDLVRQDEDGYYYVVDRKKDMIISGGENIYCAEVENVLAAHPKIGEVALIGMPDERWGETPLAVIAPRRSDDPPTPADLDAWCADRLARYKRPRRVAIVPALPRNPSGKVLKTQLRSDREAGKLDVRPT